A region from the Pelobates fuscus isolate aPelFus1 chromosome 3, aPelFus1.pri, whole genome shotgun sequence genome encodes:
- the LOC134601206 gene encoding pseudouridylate synthase 1 homolog — MKRICILPIQTWIRRQSILSQAPDISCLPPVQSAIEMNEETLLVQNFDEENTHTNSDILYQSDSKKLIPKKKYALLMAYCGNKYHGMQVNLGSPDFPTIEGTLISALIKAGCVPEKYSSQIKPLHFQRCARTDKGVSAVSQLVSSRLLMSCSNPVEEINLHLPPDIQILGVKQVTKGFSSKNMCDARTYSYMLPTYALSDCAVTSPDPNFRLPREDFHRVNHILSFYRGSHNYHNFTSKKAPEDKSAWRHMFFVSCSEPSVHHGIEFASILFTGQSFMLHQIRKMVAMLIAISRGIVSADILLHCVQKDKISIPKAPGLGLVLECGHFGYYNRRYGADGLHEALTWGELLPLMEAFREEHINPVIIEGELEDLSMYFFIDKLKQHNFLSLINKS, encoded by the exons ATGAAGCGGATTTGTATATTGCCTATCCAAACGTGGATTAGACGCCAATCCATATTGAGTCAGGCACCTGATATATCATGTCTG cccCCTGTTCAGAGTGCAATAGAAATGAATGAAGAGACATTACTGGTACAAAACTTTGATGAGGAAAACACCCACACAAATAGTGATATTTTATATCAGTCAGACAGCAAGAAGCTGATTCCTAAAAAGAAATATGCCTTATTGATGGCTTACTGTGGCAATAAGTATCATGGCATGCAG GTTAATCTTGGTTCACCAGATTTTCCAACAATTGAAGGAACTCTCATTTCAGCACTGATTAAAGCCGGATGTGTTCCTGAGAAGTACTCTTCGCAAATAAAACCGCTGCATTTTCAGCGCTGTGCCCGTACTGACAAG GGAGTCTCTGCTGTCAGTCAACTGGTTTCCTCAAGGCTTCTAATGTCCTGCTCAAACCCAGTGGAGGAAATTAACTTGCATCTCCCACCTGACATCCAAATATTAG GTGTGAAGCAAGTGACCAAAGGTTTCAGCTCTAAAAACATGTGTGATGCTCGGACCTATTCATATATGCTTCCTACGTATGCACTGTCCGATTGTGCTGTTACGTCACCTGACCCAAATTTCCGGTTGCCTCGGGAAGACTTCCACCGTGTTAACCACATTCTTTCCTTCTACCGAGGTTCACATAACTACCACAACTTCACCTCCAAGAAGGCTCCTGAGGACAAGAGTGCATGGAGACATATGTTCTTTGTGTCCTGCTCTGAACCTTCTGTTCACCACGGTATTGAGTTTGCTTCCATATTGTTTACCGGACAGAGCTTCATGTTGCATCAGATCCGGAAAATGGTGGCTATGCTTATTGCTATATCAAGAGGTATTGTCTCTGCTGATATCCTCCTCCATTGTGTACAAAAAGACAAAATCAGCATTCCTAAAGCCCCTGGACTAGGTTTAGTACTTGAATGTGGACATTTTGGGTACTACAATCGACGTTATGGTGCTGATGGACTCCATGAAGCTCTGACATGGGGTGAGCTTTTGCCTCTTATGGAAGCTTTCCGGGAGGAACATATAAATCCAGTTATAATCGAAGGGGAGTTAGAAGATCTTTCCATGTATTTCTTTATTGAtaaacttaaacaacacaattttCTTTCACTTATAAATAAGTCTTGA